The Arthrobacter oryzae DNA window CGAAGTCGATCGCCGGGACAGCCGCCGCCAGCTGGCGACCGGTCTCAGCGAAGTACGCCGGGCTCCAGCCGCCGCTGAGCATCAGGGTGGGTGTGGTGACGCCCGCGAAGTCCCCAAGTTCCGCGTCGGCCTGGAGCACCGCCCGCATTTCGGCAACGGCGGTGGGCAGCAGCTGCCGCATTTCCGCGCCGAGGCGGGTCCGGGCGGACAGGATGCTCAGCATGCGCAGGGCGCCGAGGGGGAGTTTGGAGACCGGCCCGGCCGTTTCCAGCCCCTGGACCAGGTGCGCCCACGCGTGGTCGAGCTGTCCGGCGGCCATGGAATGCTCAAGTTCCGGACGCCAGCGGCGGCTGAGGCTGCCGGACAGGGAAACCGCGGCGTCGTAGGTTACCAGCCGCCGGATGGGCTCGGTCCTGGCCGCCTGCAGGGCCACGAACCCGCCGTAGCTGTGGGCGACGACGTCCGTCGAAGCGGTGGCCTGCATGACGGCACGGAGGTCGCCGACCTCCGTCGCCGCCGAGTAGTCCCCGCACTGGCCCGAGGAGCCGCCGCGGCCACGGCGGTTGTAGGTGTGCACGGGCCGTCCCAGCAGGCGCGCGATCTTCATCGCGAAGGGCCGGTACAGTGCGTCGGTCACCAGGGTTCCGTGGACGACGACGACGCCGGGTTGCGCCGTTGCGTCCGGGCCCAGGCCGTGGGCAGGCCTGAAGGAGTGCACCTGAAGGTGACCGTCGCCGTCGTCCGTCCTGATCGTCCGAGTTTCCACAGCCCCGAGTCTATTCCCGCCCCTCGGCAAACTCAGCCACGAGTTTTTGTCCAGATAATGGGGGATAAGCGGCCCGTTGGAGCCATTATCTGGACAAAAACTCCCGGGTGAGGGGGATCATGGGCGGCCGGAAAAACATGCCGGAGAACTCCCGGTAAACTTAGGGATTGTGACTTCCCAAAACACCCCCGCCCCGACCAATGCTGCCGAACCGGCGGACGCCAGCGAGCAGATGCGCATCCGCATGGAGAAGCGCGCCAAGCTGATTGAACGCGGCGAGGCCTACCCGGTGGGTGTTGAACGCACGCATTCCCTCAGCGAGATCCGGGAGAAGTACGCACACCTCGAGGCCGATGAGACCACCGGCGACGTCGTGGGCGTCACCGGCCGCATCGTGTTCATCCGCAACACCGGCAAGCTGTGCTTCGCCACGCTGCAGGAGGGCGGCACGGACGGCAAGGGAACACGCCTGCAGGCCATGCTGAGCCTGGCGAATGTGGGCGAAGAGTCCCTTGCGGACTGGAAAGCACTGGTTGACCTCGGCGACCACGTCTTTATCAAGGGCGAGGTCATTTCCTCCCGCCGCGGCGAGCTGTCCGTCATGGCCGACTCCTGGTCCATGGCCTCCAAGGCCCTCCGCCCGCTGCCCGTGCTGCACGCCGGCCTGAACGAGGAAACCCGTGTCCGCCAGCGCTACGTGGACCTGATGGTCCGCGATGAAGCCCGCGAAATGGTGTACACCCGCGCTGCGATCACCCGTTCCATCCGCGAAAGCCTGCACCGGCGCAACTACGTTGAGGTGGAAACCCCGATGCTCCAGCTGGTCCACGGCGGCGCCCTGGCCCGGCCGTTCGAGACCCACATGAACGCCTTCGACCAGAAGATGACCCTGCGCATCGCCACCGAGCTGTACCTCAAGCGTGCCGTGGTGGGCGGCATCGAACGCGTCTACGACATGGGCCGGGTCTTCCGCAACGAAGGCGTGGATTCCACTCACAGCCCGGAATTCACCACGCTCGAATGCTACGAAGCCTGGGCCGACCAGTTCGTCATGGCGGACCGCATCAAGGAGATCATCCTCGACGCTGCCGACGCCGCCGGTGTGGGCCGCACCATCCAGACCGAAGCCGGGGAGATCAACCTCGACGGCGAATGGAAGTGGCTGGCCGTCTACCCGGGGCTTTCCGACGCCGTGGGCCAGGAAATCACCCCCGACACCACCGTGGAGGAACTGCGGGCCGTGGCGGCCAAGCACGACGTCAAGGTTGATCCGAAATGGGATGCGGAGAAGCTGGCCGTTGAACTGTTCGGCGAAATCGTGGAGCCCACCCTGCTGAACCCTACGTTCGTCTACAACTACCCGCCCTCCGCGCAGCCGCTTGCCCGCCAGCACCGCGACGACGACCGCCTGATCGAGGCCTGGGACCTGATCATCGGCGGCATGGAGCGCGGCACGGCCTTCTCGGAGCTCATCGACCCCGTGATCCAGCGGGAACGGCTGACTGAGCAGTCCATGCATGCAGCGGCCGGAGATGTCGAGGCCATGCAGCTTGATGAAGACTTCCTGCGTGCCCTGGAATACGGCGCTCCGCCCATGGGCGGCATCGGTCTGGGCATCGACCGCCTGGTGATGCTGTTCACCGGTGCAGGCATCCGCGAGACCATCCTGTTCCCGCTGCTGAAGCCCGAAGGGCACTGACCGTGGAGTACGTTGCAGTCCTCCTGCCTTCGCTCGTGGTGGGTTTGCTCTTCTGGTTTGCGATGAAGTCGATTTTCAATGCCGACAAGTCGGAGCGGCAGGCAGAAGCACGGGCGCAGGCTGAGGCGGATGCCCGCGCGGCCGGATCTATTGACGGACAGAATGGTGCACCGAATACCGGCACGAATGCCGGCAACGGGAACGGCACAAAGTAATACTTCCGGTGTATTCCTGCCCACCATTCACAGGAACCTTTTGCCGCTTTGACGCGTTGCCATAAACCGGGGGATACTTTTTACAGATACATCCTGCTTTTCTGCAAACCCGCCCTTTCCAAAAGAGAGAATTTATATGGCACAGAAAGTAAAAATCATCCTTGTCGATGATCTGGATGGGGGAACCGCGGACGAAACAGTCCGATTTGGCCTTGACGGCGTCAGTTACGAAATTGACCTGTCGGCTGCCAATGCTGCAGAACTCCGCTCCTCAGTGGAGCGGTTTGTTTCAAGCGCCCGCAAGACGTCCACCGGCCGCGCCACGCGCACCAAGGTCTCAGGCGGCCGGAACCAGGACTCTGCACAGATTCGTCAGTGGGCCAGGGAGAATGGCTATGCGGTTAACAGCCGCGGCCGCATCCAGGCTGAAATTCAGGAAGCCTACCAGAAGGCAAATTCCTAGCACTGCCGCAGTTTTGCGTGGAAAAGCAATGCCCCTGCCTCACGGCGGGGGCATTGCCATTTGTTTGGCCCCCTGCGTCGGAGCCTGCCGCGGTAAAGAGCCGCGGTAAAGATGGGGCGGCTATTTCGGGGTTATTGCGGCGGGGCGGGCGGGGAACTTGTTGTGGAACTAGCCAGGTTCAAGTTCCAGGCCACTGCAGCGCAATTGATGCCCCGCAGTAAGCCGGATTAGCGGCCGCATCAAAGCTTAAAAGCGGCCGGTTCGGCTGGTCCGGGACCCTCCCAGGCGGGCGGCGTCAACCCCGGACACCGGTCCCGGGTTTCCCCTGTGGCGAACACGCTCCACAAGTCCGGGTCCGCCACGTAGCATCAAAGTACGTCGTAGCTAGGAGTGTGGCGAAATGTTTGAGCGATTTACGGACCGTGCCCGTCGCGTAGTTGTGCTTGCCCAAGAAGAGGCACGCATGCTGAACCACAATTACATCGGTACCGAACACATCCTCTTGGGTCTGATCCATGAGGGTGAGGGCGTTGCCGCCAAAGCTCTGGAGTCCTTGAGCATTTCGCTCGACGGCGTACGCGAGCAGGTGCAGGAGATCATCGGACAGGGCCAGCAGGCCCCGTCGGGCCACATCCCCTTCACCCCGCGCGCCAAGAAGGTGCTGGAGCTTTCGCTCCGCGAAGCGCTGCAGCTGGGCCACAACTACATCGGCACGGAGCATATCCTGCTGGGGCTCATCCGCGAGGGTGAGGGCGTGGCTGCGCAGGTGCTGGTGAAGCTCGGAGCTGACCTTAACCGCGTCCGCCAGCAGGTGATCCAGCTGCTCTCGGGTTACCAGGGCAAGGAGACCACCGGCGCAGGCGTCGGTGCCGGCCAGCCGGAGGGCACCCCTGCCGGTTCCGTGGTCCTGGACCAGTTCGGCCGCAACCTGACCCAGGCCGCGCGCGAGAACAAGCTGGACCCGGTGATCGGACGCGAACAGGAAATGGAACGCGTTATGCAGGTCCTTTCCCGGCGCACCAAGAACAACCCCGTCCTTATCGGCGAACCCGGCGTCGGCAAGACCGCCGTCGTCGAAGGGCTCGCCCAGGCAATTGTCCGCGGGGACGTTCCGGAGACCATCAAGGACAAGCAGCTCTACACGCTGGACCTTGGCTCCCTGGTGGCAGGCTCCCGGTACCGCGGTGACTTCGAAGAGCGCCTGAAGAAGGTCCTCAAGGAGATCCGCACCCGCGGCGACATCATCCTGTTCATCGACGAAATCCACACCCTTGTGGGTGCGGGTGCCGCCGAAGGCGCCATCGACGCCGCGTCCATCCTGAAGCCCATGCTGGCCCGCGGTGAGCTGCAGACCATCGGTGCCACCACGCTGGACGAATACCGCAAGCACATCGAAAAGGACGCAGCGCTTGAGCGCCGCTTCCAGCCGATCCAGGTCAAGGAGCCGTCGGTCGCGCACGCGATCGAGATCCTCAAGGGCCTGCGCGACCGCTATGAAGCCCACCACCGCGTGACCATCACCGACGGCGCCCTCGCCTCCGCGGCCAACCTGTCCGAACGCTACATCTCGGACCGGTTCCTGCCGGACAAGGCGATTGACCTCATCGATGAAGCCGGTGCGCGCCTGCGCATCCGCCGGATGACCGCTCCGCCGGAGCTGAAGGCCATGGACGAGCGCATCGCCGAACTCAAGATGGAGAAGGAGTCCGCGATTGACGCGCAGGACTTCGAAGGCGCCGCCTCGCTGCGCGACAAGGAGCAGAAGCTCATTGCCGAGCGGGCCGAGAAGGAACGCCACTGGAAGACCGGCGGCATGGATGACATCTCCGAGGTTGATGAGGATCTCATCGCCGAGGTGCTGGCAAACTCCACCGGCATTCCGGTCTTCAAGCTGACCGAGGAGGAGTCCTCGCGCCTGCTGAAGATGGAAGACGAACTGCACAAGCGCGTCGTTGGCCAGAACGAGGCCATCAAGGCCCTGTCCCAGGCCATCCGGCGCACCCGTGCAGGCCTGAAGGACCCGAAGCGTCCGGGCGGCTCGTTCATCTTCGCCGGCCCCACCGGCGTCGGCAAGACCGAGCTCGCCAAGGCCCTCGCGGAGTTCCTGTTCGGTGAAGAGGACGCCCTCATCACCCTGGACATGTCCGAATACTCCGAGAAGCACACGGTGTCGCGCCTCTTCGGTGCGCCTCCGGGCTACGTCGGCTACGAAGAAGGCGGGCAGCTGACTGAGAAGGTTCGCCGCCGTCCGTTCTCCGTGGTGCTGTTCGATGAAGTGGAGAAGGCCCACGCGGACCTCTTCAACTCACTGCTGCAGATCCTGGAAGACGGCCGCCTGACCGACTCCCAGGGCCGCGTGGTGGACTTCAAGAACACCGTGATCATCATGACCACCAACCTTGGTACGCGGGACATTTCCAAGAGCGTTGCCACGGGCTTCCAGTCCGGCACGGACACGCAGACCGGGTACAACCGGATGCGCGCCCGGGTCACTGAAGAGCTCAAGCAGCACTTCCGCCCCGAGTTCCTGAACCGTGTTGACGACGTTGTGGTGTTCCCGCAGCTGACCCAGGACGAGATCATCGAGATCGTGGACCTGTTCGTGAGCCGCCTGGAGAAGCGCCTCAAGGACAAGGACATGGGCATCGAGCTCACCAAGGCCGCCAAGGTGCTCCTGGCCACCCGCGGCTACGATCCCGCCATGGGTGCGCGGCCGCTGCGCCGCACCATCCAGCGCGAGATCGAGGACCAGTTGTCCGAAAAGATCCTCTTCGGTGAGATCCACGCGGGCGACATCGTGGTGGTGGATGTGGACGGCGAAGGTGACGACGCCAAGTTCACCTTCGCAGGAAACGCCAAGCCGCGCATCCCGGAAATCGCTCCGAGCGTCTAAGCATTACCGCCAAGGCCCCGCCCACTCTGCAAAGAGCGGGCGGGGCCTTGGCGTTCCCGCTCGTAGCCCCCCAAGTGCGCCCGCCCGTCGCCGGAGGTTGGGCGGATTCTGAAAGTACTGTTCCACTAGTAGTGAACGTGCTGTGATCCGGACCACAGCCGGTGTTGAATCTGTTCATGGCTTCTGAGGACTCAGCGATCCTGAGTGAACAACCCGCGACCCCTTTCCACGAGATTGACCATTACCTGGCCATCCCCCGGGTGGGTGGGCTGGCTTTGAGCCCGGACGGAAAACGGCTGGTGACCACTGTCGCCACGCTGAACGCCAAGGGCACCGAGTATGTGACGGCGCTCTGGGAACTTGATCCGGCGGGGGAGAAGCATGCCCGCCGGATCACCCGCAGCGCCAAGGGCGAGGCCGGAGCGGCCTTTTCCTCAACGGGGGATCTCTACTTCACGTCGGCACGCCCCGATCCTGAGAGCCCGGAGGACGAGCCCGTCAGCGCCCTCTGGCAGCTGCCGTCCGACGGCGGCGAAGCGCGCGTAGTGCTCTCGCGCGCCGGCGGGGTCAGCCACGTGATGGCAGCCATGGACGCCGGTGCCACGTTCGTCACCGCATCCGTGCTGGCGGGCTCCCCGGACGAGGAAGCGGACGAGGCGCGGCGGAAGAGCCGCAAGGACAACAAGGTGTCCGCCATCCTCCACAGCGGCTATCCGGTGCGCTACTGGGACGCCGACCTGGGCCCGGACCAGCCACGGATTTTTGCTGTGGAGCCGGGGGAGGACCAGGAACCCGGCAAGCCGGCGACGGTGGATGCTGCCGCACCGCTGAAGCTCCGGAACCTGACCCCGGGCGTGGCAGGCATGCTGCGCAACGCAGATTCGGTGGTCAGTCCCGACGGCAGGACGATCTACACCAGCTTCGACAAGCCGCTGGCCAAGGCCGATTCACGGTCGGTCCTGGTGGCCATTGACGTGGCCACTGCCACGCACCGGATCCTGCTGGACAGCGAAGGCATGAGCTACTTCGCGGGGCCGGTGAGCCCGGACAGCCGCACTCTCGTGGTGATGAGCGAATCGGACACCACTCCGCACCAGGCTCCGCAGGTCAAGCTCCACCTTCTGGACGTCGGGACGCTGGACGCCGGTGCCCCGGGGGAGCCGGAAGCGAACCTACGGCCGCTGGCCCGCGACTGGGACCGCTGGGCCAGCAAGGCCGCATGGCTGCCGGACGGCTCCGCCCTCCTGGTGACAGCCGACGACGACGGCGCGTCGCCGGTTTTCCGGATCACTGTTCCGGAGCCTGCCGCCGAAGCGATTGTCACCCGGGTGACGCGTGACGCGGCGGCCTACACCGACGTCGTGGTTTCGCCTGACGGGCTGAGTGCGTACGCGCTCCGGAGCTCCTACGAATTTCCGCCCGAGGCGGTTCGGATCGACCTGGCGAGCGGTGACGTCACCCGACTGCCGGCACCTGCTGAACGCCCCCGTATCCAGGGCTCCCTGGAGCGCATCCACGCGTCAGCCGCCGATGGCACCCGGGTTCCCGCCTATCTGGCCCTGCCGGACGGCGCCTCCGCGCAGGACCCGGCGCCGCTGCTCCTGTGGATCCACGGCGGCCCCCTGGGCTCGTGGAACGCCTGGACCTGGCGCTGGAACCCCTG harbors:
- a CDS encoding alpha/beta fold hydrolase, which translates into the protein METRTIRTDDGDGHLQVHSFRPAHGLGPDATAQPGVVVVHGTLVTDALYRPFAMKIARLLGRPVHTYNRRGRGGSSGQCGDYSAATEVGDLRAVMQATASTDVVAHSYGGFVALQAARTEPIRRLVTYDAAVSLSGSLSRRWRPELEHSMAAGQLDHAWAHLVQGLETAGPVSKLPLGALRMLSILSARTRLGAEMRQLLPTAVAEMRAVLQADAELGDFAGVTTPTLMLSGGWSPAYFAETGRQLAAAVPAIDFALVPGQLHEGPLRPGHRLALTTARFLANDAGLRLQRIRAARLPQGGRFRIGP
- the lysS gene encoding lysine--tRNA ligase; its protein translation is MTSQNTPAPTNAAEPADASEQMRIRMEKRAKLIERGEAYPVGVERTHSLSEIREKYAHLEADETTGDVVGVTGRIVFIRNTGKLCFATLQEGGTDGKGTRLQAMLSLANVGEESLADWKALVDLGDHVFIKGEVISSRRGELSVMADSWSMASKALRPLPVLHAGLNEETRVRQRYVDLMVRDEAREMVYTRAAITRSIRESLHRRNYVEVETPMLQLVHGGALARPFETHMNAFDQKMTLRIATELYLKRAVVGGIERVYDMGRVFRNEGVDSTHSPEFTTLECYEAWADQFVMADRIKEIILDAADAAGVGRTIQTEAGEINLDGEWKWLAVYPGLSDAVGQEITPDTTVEELRAVAAKHDVKVDPKWDAEKLAVELFGEIVEPTLLNPTFVYNYPPSAQPLARQHRDDDRLIEAWDLIIGGMERGTAFSELIDPVIQRERLTEQSMHAAAGDVEAMQLDEDFLRALEYGAPPMGGIGLGIDRLVMLFTGAGIRETILFPLLKPEGH
- a CDS encoding histone-like nucleoid-structuring protein Lsr2, yielding MAQKVKIILVDDLDGGTADETVRFGLDGVSYEIDLSAANAAELRSSVERFVSSARKTSTGRATRTKVSGGRNQDSAQIRQWARENGYAVNSRGRIQAEIQEAYQKANS
- a CDS encoding ATP-dependent Clp protease ATP-binding subunit is translated as MFERFTDRARRVVVLAQEEARMLNHNYIGTEHILLGLIHEGEGVAAKALESLSISLDGVREQVQEIIGQGQQAPSGHIPFTPRAKKVLELSLREALQLGHNYIGTEHILLGLIREGEGVAAQVLVKLGADLNRVRQQVIQLLSGYQGKETTGAGVGAGQPEGTPAGSVVLDQFGRNLTQAARENKLDPVIGREQEMERVMQVLSRRTKNNPVLIGEPGVGKTAVVEGLAQAIVRGDVPETIKDKQLYTLDLGSLVAGSRYRGDFEERLKKVLKEIRTRGDIILFIDEIHTLVGAGAAEGAIDAASILKPMLARGELQTIGATTLDEYRKHIEKDAALERRFQPIQVKEPSVAHAIEILKGLRDRYEAHHRVTITDGALASAANLSERYISDRFLPDKAIDLIDEAGARLRIRRMTAPPELKAMDERIAELKMEKESAIDAQDFEGAASLRDKEQKLIAERAEKERHWKTGGMDDISEVDEDLIAEVLANSTGIPVFKLTEEESSRLLKMEDELHKRVVGQNEAIKALSQAIRRTRAGLKDPKRPGGSFIFAGPTGVGKTELAKALAEFLFGEEDALITLDMSEYSEKHTVSRLFGAPPGYVGYEEGGQLTEKVRRRPFSVVLFDEVEKAHADLFNSLLQILEDGRLTDSQGRVVDFKNTVIIMTTNLGTRDISKSVATGFQSGTDTQTGYNRMRARVTEELKQHFRPEFLNRVDDVVVFPQLTQDEIIEIVDLFVSRLEKRLKDKDMGIELTKAAKVLLATRGYDPAMGARPLRRTIQREIEDQLSEKILFGEIHAGDIVVVDVDGEGDDAKFTFAGNAKPRIPEIAPSV
- a CDS encoding alpha/beta fold hydrolase, with product MASEDSAILSEQPATPFHEIDHYLAIPRVGGLALSPDGKRLVTTVATLNAKGTEYVTALWELDPAGEKHARRITRSAKGEAGAAFSSTGDLYFTSARPDPESPEDEPVSALWQLPSDGGEARVVLSRAGGVSHVMAAMDAGATFVTASVLAGSPDEEADEARRKSRKDNKVSAILHSGYPVRYWDADLGPDQPRIFAVEPGEDQEPGKPATVDAAAPLKLRNLTPGVAGMLRNADSVVSPDGRTIYTSFDKPLAKADSRSVLVAIDVATATHRILLDSEGMSYFAGPVSPDSRTLVVMSESDTTPHQAPQVKLHLLDVGTLDAGAPGEPEANLRPLARDWDRWASKAAWLPDGSALLVTADDDGASPVFRITVPEPAAEAIVTRVTRDAAAYTDVVVSPDGLSAYALRSSYEFPPEAVRIDLASGDVTRLPAPAERPRIQGSLERIHASAADGTRVPAYLALPDGASAQDPAPLLLWIHGGPLGSWNAWTWRWNPWLLAAKGYAVLLPDPALSTGYGQAHIQRGWGEWGKAPYADLMAITDVAVERPDIDASRTAAMGGSFGGYMANWVAGQTDRFDAIVTHASLWALDQFGPTTDASQYWLKEMTAEMALDNSPHLHVEKISTPMLVIHGDKDYRVPIGEGLRLWYELLSKSQLAADDAGRTPHRFLYYPDENHWILQPQHAKVWYSVVEHFLAKNVLDQGVPLPADLGL